A window from Festucalex cinctus isolate MCC-2025b chromosome 12, RoL_Fcin_1.0, whole genome shotgun sequence encodes these proteins:
- the LOC144032022 gene encoding phospholipase B1, membrane-associated-like isoform X2, which produces MTCFTVTEEDINQDDFLQTRHHPPFWCPDMSPSPSIPTSVENVKAADVKVIAALGDSLTTAIGANGSTILSIPFEFRQLSWSIGGYGTYQNVITLANIFKLFNNKLLGPSPLASFHGRPVTVNQTGFNFAVTGHNTLNVSDQIRHMIETFKSYPGLSFHEDWKVVTMLIGMNDICDYCKNKTLFSADSFIHYMTDALDLMMRQMPRTIVNVVQILPMKPLRDVHKPTLGCRLQKRFCSCLVQPEEDSTELKELLELNVLFQRKLCELVRGERFFKRDFAVILQPFLEKAGPPTLADGSLDSSFFAADCFHFAVKGHEELAKGLWNNMFQPDGEKQMIDSFSEPIKLICPSKEHPYIYTRPHVNKSSAPIIKLSMMSLIFIFVHY; this is translated from the exons gt gttTTACAGTAACAGAGGAGGACATAAACCAG gaTGATTTCCTACAGACGCGTCACCATCCTCCCTTCTGGTGTCCTGACATGAGTCCCTCTCCCAGCATTCCCACTTCAG TGGAAAACGTCAAAGCTGCTGACGTGAAGGTCATCGCCGCTCTAGGAGACTCGTTGACG ACGGCCATCGGTGCTAATGGCTCCACCATTCTCTCCATTCCTTTTGAATTCCGCCAACTATCTTGGAG CATCGGCGGTTATGGAACTTATCAAAATGTCATCACGCTGGcaa acatttttaaactgttcaACAACAAACTGTTGGGTCCGTCGCCGTTGGCCAGCTTTCACGGGCGACCTGTCACCGTCAACCAGACTGGCTTCAACTTCGCCGTGACTGGACACAACACGCT GAATGTGTCAGATCAGATTCGACACATGATTGAAACCTTCAAGTCCTATCCG ggtCTGAGCTTCCACGAGGACTGGAAGGTGGTGACCATGCTGATCGGCATGAACGACATCTGCGACTACTGCAAAAACAAg ACTCTCTTCTCTGCTGACAGTTTCATCCACTACATGACCGACGCTCTTGACTTGATGATGAGGCAG ATGCCGAGGACAATCGTCAACGTGGTGCAGATCCTCCCCATGAAGCCCCTCAGAGACGTCCACAAGCCCACGCTGGGCTGTCGGCTTCAAAA GCGTTTCTGCTCGTGCCTGGTCCAGCCCGAAGAAGACTCCACTGAGCTGAAGGAGCTTCTGGAGCTCAACGTCCTTTTCCAG AGAAAACTCTGTGAGCTTGTCCGAGGCGAGCGTTTCTTCAAGCGGGATTTTGCCGTCATTCTCCAACCGTTCCTGGAGAAGGCGGGACCGCCCACGCTTGCT gacGGTTCGCTGGACTCGAGCTTCTTCGCAGCCGACTGTTTCCACTTCGCCGTCAAAGGACACGAGGAGCTGGCCAAGGGGCTGTGGAACAACATG TTCCAGCCTGACGGTGAGAAGCAGATGATTGACAGCTTCTCGGAACCAATCAAACTCATCTGCCCGTCAAAG GAGCATCCTTACATTTACACCAGACCTCATGTCAACAAGTCATCTGCACCAATCATCAAACTATCAATGATGTCACTcatctttatttttgtacattattaa
- the LOC144032022 gene encoding phospholipase B1, membrane-associated-like isoform X1 — protein sequence MWLSSLFAIWTFLFIFITCHVYGFTVTEEDINQDDFLQTRHHPPFWCPDMSPSPSIPTSVENVKAADVKVIAALGDSLTTAIGANGSTILSIPFEFRQLSWSIGGYGTYQNVITLANIFKLFNNKLLGPSPLASFHGRPVTVNQTGFNFAVTGHNTLNVSDQIRHMIETFKSYPGLSFHEDWKVVTMLIGMNDICDYCKNKTLFSADSFIHYMTDALDLMMRQMPRTIVNVVQILPMKPLRDVHKPTLGCRLQKRFCSCLVQPEEDSTELKELLELNVLFQRKLCELVRGERFFKRDFAVILQPFLEKAGPPTLADGSLDSSFFAADCFHFAVKGHEELAKGLWNNMFQPDGEKQMIDSFSEPIKLICPSKEHPYIYTRPHVNKSSAPIIKLSMMSLIFIFVHY from the exons ATGTGGTTGTCATCGCTGTTTGCCATCTggacttttcttttcattttcatcacATGCCACGTATATG gttTTACAGTAACAGAGGAGGACATAAACCAG gaTGATTTCCTACAGACGCGTCACCATCCTCCCTTCTGGTGTCCTGACATGAGTCCCTCTCCCAGCATTCCCACTTCAG TGGAAAACGTCAAAGCTGCTGACGTGAAGGTCATCGCCGCTCTAGGAGACTCGTTGACG ACGGCCATCGGTGCTAATGGCTCCACCATTCTCTCCATTCCTTTTGAATTCCGCCAACTATCTTGGAG CATCGGCGGTTATGGAACTTATCAAAATGTCATCACGCTGGcaa acatttttaaactgttcaACAACAAACTGTTGGGTCCGTCGCCGTTGGCCAGCTTTCACGGGCGACCTGTCACCGTCAACCAGACTGGCTTCAACTTCGCCGTGACTGGACACAACACGCT GAATGTGTCAGATCAGATTCGACACATGATTGAAACCTTCAAGTCCTATCCG ggtCTGAGCTTCCACGAGGACTGGAAGGTGGTGACCATGCTGATCGGCATGAACGACATCTGCGACTACTGCAAAAACAAg ACTCTCTTCTCTGCTGACAGTTTCATCCACTACATGACCGACGCTCTTGACTTGATGATGAGGCAG ATGCCGAGGACAATCGTCAACGTGGTGCAGATCCTCCCCATGAAGCCCCTCAGAGACGTCCACAAGCCCACGCTGGGCTGTCGGCTTCAAAA GCGTTTCTGCTCGTGCCTGGTCCAGCCCGAAGAAGACTCCACTGAGCTGAAGGAGCTTCTGGAGCTCAACGTCCTTTTCCAG AGAAAACTCTGTGAGCTTGTCCGAGGCGAGCGTTTCTTCAAGCGGGATTTTGCCGTCATTCTCCAACCGTTCCTGGAGAAGGCGGGACCGCCCACGCTTGCT gacGGTTCGCTGGACTCGAGCTTCTTCGCAGCCGACTGTTTCCACTTCGCCGTCAAAGGACACGAGGAGCTGGCCAAGGGGCTGTGGAACAACATG TTCCAGCCTGACGGTGAGAAGCAGATGATTGACAGCTTCTCGGAACCAATCAAACTCATCTGCCCGTCAAAG GAGCATCCTTACATTTACACCAGACCTCATGTCAACAAGTCATCTGCACCAATCATCAAACTATCAATGATGTCACTcatctttatttttgtacattattaa